Proteins encoded within one genomic window of Eublepharis macularius isolate TG4126 chromosome 10, MPM_Emac_v1.0, whole genome shotgun sequence:
- the LOC129336560 gene encoding alcohol dehydrogenase 1-like: MSTAGKVIKCKAAVCLEVKKPFSIVEIEVAPPKAHEVRIKILATGICRSDDHAVSGSLYVPFPVVLGHEAAGVVESVGEGVTKVKPGDKVIPLFVPQCDECSACLHPKANLCTNNDLANTSGLMSDGTSRFTYNGKPLHHFASTSTFTEYTVVHENSAAKIDDAAPPEKVCLIGCGFSTGYGAALKTAQVEPGSTCAVFGLGGVGLSTVMGCKAAGASRIIGVDINKDKFAKAKELGVTDCINPQDFDKPIQDVLVEMTKGGVDYSFEVIGRTETMIAALASCQMNYGTSVMVGVAPSASQITFHPMLLFTGRTWKGSVFGGWKSKEAVPKLVSDFMAKKFTLDPLITHTLPFDKINEGFELLRKGISIRTVLLF; this comes from the exons GTCATCAAATGCAAAGCAGCCGTTTGCCTGGAGGTTAAGAAACCATTTAGCATTGTTGAAATAGAAGTGGCACCACCAAAGGCGCATGAAGTTCGCATTAAG ATTTTGGCTACAGGAATCTGTCGCTCAGATGATCACGCCGTCAGTGGCTCACTCTACGTGCCCTTTCCCGTTGTTCTCGGCCATGAAGCAGCTGGGGTTGTGGAGAGTGTTGGGGAAGGGGTAACCAAAGTTAAACCAG GAGACAAGGTCATCCCACTCTTTGTCCCGCAGTGTGACGAATGCAGTGCTTGCTTACACCCCAAAGCCAACCTATGTACCAATAACGA CCTTGCAAATACTAGTGGACTGATGTCTGATGGTACCTCTCGGTTTACTTACAACGGGAAGCCACTGCACCACTTTGCCAGCACCAGCACCTTTACAGAGTACACTGTGGTGCATGAGAATTCAGCGGCCAAAATCGATGATGCAGCTCCTCCAGAAAAAGTATGTCTCATTGGCTGTGGATTTTCTACTGGCTACGGAGCTGCTCTCAAAACTGCCCAG GTGGAGCCTGGATCAACCTGTGctgtttttggtttggggggagtCGGTCTCTCAACAGTCATGGGCTGTAAAGCGGCTGGAGCTTCTCGAATAATCGGGGTCGACATCAACAAGGATAAGTTTGCCAAAGCCAAAGAGCTGGGCGTCACTGACTGCATCAACCCCCAGGATTTCGATAAGCCCATTCAGGATGTACTTGTTGAAATGACCAAAGGTGGTGTTGACTATTCCTTTGAAGTGATTGGGCGTACTGAAACCATG ATTGCTGCCTTGGCTTCCTGCCAGATGAATTATGGAACCAGCGTGATGGTGGGAGTTGCTCCGTCAGCTTCACAGATCACCTTCCACCCAATGCTTCTCTTCACTGGTCGCACTTGGAAAGGATCTGTGTTTGGAG GCTGGAAGAGCAAAGAGGCTGTCCCTAAACTGGTTTCAGATTTCATGGCCAAAAAGTTCACTCTTGATCCATTAATTACTCACACTTTACCTTTTGACAAAATCAATGAAGGCTTTGAACTGCTCAGGAAAGGAATAAG TATTCGCACTGtcttattattttaa